The following proteins are encoded in a genomic region of Alphaproteobacteria bacterium:
- a CDS encoding ABC transporter permease subunit (The N-terminal region of this protein, as described by TIGR01726, is a three transmembrane segment that identifies a subfamily of ABC transporter permease subunits, which specificities that include histidine, arginine, glutamine, glutamate, L-cystine (sic), the opines (in Agrobacterium) octopine and nopaline, etc.), translating to MGFLRNRRVRNWVIQFLVIAGLAAAFGVVAVTTVTNLRLRGIPLGFEFLSMPSGMPIAEALIAYTPASPYSRAILVGILNTIVVSAIVIVTSSVLGLFLGIMRLSGNPAIAGTARVWVEIARNTPLIVILLFVYGLWTAMPGVAGALEPLPGVFLSQRGVALPAISFGPGAWMIAAGAAVALAAIFAASKIASAIQARTGNRPLLVPIVASTEAVLVIAVLASGFAEFHIDWPERRRFNFIGGGEVSPEFATLIVGLVIYTTGFIGEIARSGILAVKIGYWEAASSLGLRRSQTLRLIVLPLALRVVVPPLNSQYINVVKNSTLAIAIGYQEFFTIAGTMINRTSHAIEGIVLILAVYLAINLALSTLMNWYNRRIALVER from the coding sequence ATGGGGTTCTTGCGCAATAGACGCGTGCGGAACTGGGTGATCCAGTTCTTGGTGATCGCGGGCTTGGCGGCGGCTTTCGGCGTCGTTGCGGTCACGACGGTGACCAATCTGCGTTTGCGCGGTATTCCGTTGGGCTTCGAATTTCTTTCGATGCCTTCGGGCATGCCGATTGCGGAAGCGCTGATCGCCTATACGCCCGCCAGCCCCTATTCACGCGCGATCCTGGTCGGCATTTTGAACACGATCGTCGTCTCCGCGATCGTCATCGTCACGTCCAGTGTGTTGGGGCTGTTTTTGGGGATCATGCGCCTGTCCGGGAATCCCGCGATCGCGGGAACCGCACGGGTCTGGGTGGAGATAGCGCGCAACACACCGCTAATCGTCATTCTTCTTTTCGTCTACGGCTTGTGGACGGCGATGCCAGGCGTCGCGGGTGCTCTTGAACCATTGCCGGGCGTGTTCCTTTCTCAGCGCGGGGTCGCGCTGCCGGCGATCTCCTTCGGTCCGGGCGCTTGGATGATCGCCGCTGGTGCTGCGGTTGCATTGGCTGCGATCTTCGCCGCATCGAAGATCGCAAGCGCGATCCAAGCGCGCACCGGCAATCGCCCGCTGCTTGTCCCGATCGTTGCGAGTACGGAGGCCGTGCTGGTGATAGCGGTCTTGGCGAGTGGATTTGCGGAGTTCCACATCGATTGGCCGGAGCGACGGCGATTCAATTTCATCGGCGGCGGCGAAGTTTCGCCCGAGTTCGCGACGCTGATCGTCGGGCTCGTGATCTATACCACCGGCTTTATCGGGGAGATCGCGCGCTCGGGCATTCTGGCGGTGAAGATCGGTTATTGGGAGGCCGCGTCTTCACTGGGTTTGCGCCGCAGCCAGACGTTGCGCTTGATCGTGTTACCGCTTGCTTTGCGCGTGGTGGTGCCGCCGCTCAACAGCCAATACATCAACGTCGTAAAGAATAGCACGCTGGCGATCGCGATCGGTTATCAGGAGTTCTTTACGATCGCGGGCACGATGATCAATCGGACCAGCCATGCGATCGAAGGGATTGTGCTGATACTCGCGGTGTATTTGGCGATCAATCTCGCGCTGTCGACGCTGATGAACTGGTACAACCGTCGGATCGCGCTGGTGGAACGATGA
- a CDS encoding amino acid ABC transporter permease — MRAGLVAALRPYFGTPLNACLSIAFLALAALTLPRLAVWAVIDAAFLPAVPATCAAASGACWSFIVAKSGQILFGIYPPDERWRPALVCALLLATLGWSVRPTGWNARLVAIWITSMLVVLWLMGGGLGLTPVPTSAWGGLPVTLILTVFAIGLGFPIAILLALGRRAELPVVSTVCTLWIELIRGLPLLSLLLVASLMLPIFLPEWLLPDKLTRATVALTAFAAAYLAEVIRGGLQSVPRGQFEAATALGLGYWRMQALVVLPQAIRIVIPALANTIIVMVKNTSLVLVVGLFDLISSGKAALADPDWPSPTAETYIFIGALYFALAFSFARFADFLERRGAAAR; from the coding sequence ATGAGAGCAGGCCTCGTCGCCGCGCTGCGACCGTATTTCGGCACGCCGCTCAACGCGTGTCTGTCGATCGCGTTCCTGGCGCTAGCGGCGCTGACGCTGCCCCGGCTGGCCGTATGGGCGGTGATCGACGCTGCGTTTCTGCCAGCGGTGCCGGCAACCTGCGCGGCGGCGAGCGGCGCATGCTGGAGCTTCATCGTCGCGAAATCCGGGCAGATACTGTTCGGCATCTACCCGCCCGATGAGCGCTGGCGGCCGGCGCTCGTCTGCGCGCTGCTACTCGCGACACTGGGTTGGTCGGTGCGCCCGACGGGGTGGAACGCGCGGCTCGTTGCGATCTGGATCACCAGCATGTTGGTCGTTCTGTGGTTGATGGGTGGCGGGCTGGGTTTGACGCCGGTTCCAACCTCGGCTTGGGGCGGATTGCCGGTGACGCTGATTCTGACGGTATTCGCGATCGGCCTGGGTTTTCCGATCGCTATTCTCCTGGCGCTGGGACGGCGAGCGGAACTTCCGGTCGTCAGCACCGTCTGCACGTTGTGGATCGAATTGATCCGGGGTTTGCCGCTGCTGTCACTTCTTCTTGTCGCGTCGTTGATGCTACCGATCTTCCTGCCGGAATGGCTGCTGCCCGATAAACTGACACGCGCTACTGTCGCGCTTACGGCCTTTGCCGCCGCTTATCTGGCGGAAGTGATTCGCGGCGGGCTGCAATCGGTGCCGCGCGGTCAGTTCGAGGCGGCGACGGCGCTCGGCCTTGGCTATTGGCGCATGCAGGCTTTGGTCGTGCTGCCCCAGGCGATCCGCATCGTCATTCCGGCATTGGCGAACACGATCATCGTGATGGTCAAGAACACGTCGCTGGTGCTTGTGGTCGGTCTGTTCGATTTGATCAGTTCGGGGAAGGCGGCCCTCGCAGATCCTGATTGGCCGTCGCCAACGGCAGAGACCTATATCTTCATTGGGGCGCTCTATTTCGCGCTCGCGTTCTCCTTCGCGCGATTCGCTGATTTCTTGGAAAGGCGCGGCGCCGCCGCGCGCTGA
- a CDS encoding plasmid recombination protein produces the protein MSEEFEGPYAIPRLMKVKRDALGQTHAARAENGVQPPHLIPGNPRPEVLFNAAPRGVNFVDFVLLQYEQAKAQGRVYRPRKDQVLAFEGLLTASPEFFRPKAPNVAGQYEIEKVHQLRERAVPFLKKRFGENLIRIELQLDEVTPHFQFAVLPFDAKGRWSAKNCMSKSALRNLWDGWYLATEDLGLKRGNPEMIGDHIPVREFYFAAGQFKKFKNDAEKKIRLPHYEIDVPSRASLLNPPKLAGDINARLATWLDEQSSVLRNRLAPLLAAVAEQKIKNRRASQYRASALKHEKQNRALEERLKELTTKLQRHEPVSLVDVAKKLGWTTIPKALQSEDAVRFLIVSKNVSENEAFGWILSEFGENRAAATAAALERSRFIARASRLPKLSGRDFGKIRSEIEEQLSALDADYFQIRYQRHADETAQLLLKTKLKGKSTDWTLEDVLTYLPAIKKLSDNHEIQVLPFSSKYNYLLVAGARSERMFSDFRYDPCVILRLGLKKFEAVLRCPTVIVKAKTEVGIDEYAASLKLAAYSVDRGAAIPLAGSRTVDNDKKGNIAGRVELVSAVDVDAFPTPGTTNRPKYES, from the coding sequence ATGTCCGAGGAATTTGAAGGACCGTATGCGATACCGCGATTGATGAAGGTGAAGCGGGATGCCTTGGGGCAGACACATGCCGCCAGGGCAGAAAATGGCGTCCAGCCTCCTCACCTAATCCCCGGAAATCCGAGACCCGAGGTCCTATTCAATGCAGCGCCTCGAGGTGTCAATTTTGTCGATTTCGTATTGTTACAATACGAACAAGCAAAAGCCCAAGGGCGAGTGTACCGCCCTCGAAAAGATCAAGTATTGGCTTTCGAAGGGCTCCTGACCGCTAGCCCAGAATTCTTCCGTCCTAAGGCGCCTAATGTTGCCGGTCAGTATGAAATCGAGAAGGTACATCAACTCCGCGAGCGCGCCGTTCCTTTCCTAAAGAAGCGTTTCGGGGAGAATCTGATTCGCATCGAATTGCAGTTAGACGAAGTTACGCCCCATTTTCAATTTGCTGTCCTTCCATTTGATGCAAAGGGACGGTGGTCGGCAAAAAACTGCATGTCGAAATCGGCGCTGAGGAATTTGTGGGATGGTTGGTACTTGGCTACCGAAGACCTCGGCTTGAAGCGAGGTAATCCGGAAATGATTGGAGATCATATCCCGGTAAGAGAATTCTATTTCGCGGCTGGCCAATTCAAAAAATTCAAAAACGATGCCGAGAAAAAGATTCGTCTACCTCATTATGAGATTGATGTGCCAAGTCGCGCTTCACTCTTGAACCCACCGAAATTGGCAGGTGATATCAACGCAAGGCTTGCTACGTGGTTGGATGAGCAGTCAAGCGTCCTGCGGAACCGGCTCGCCCCTTTACTCGCAGCCGTCGCGGAGCAGAAAATCAAAAATCGCCGAGCCTCGCAGTATCGAGCGTCGGCGCTGAAGCACGAGAAGCAAAATCGTGCACTTGAAGAGCGGCTCAAAGAGCTGACAACGAAACTCCAACGGCACGAACCAGTGAGTCTGGTAGACGTAGCCAAGAAACTTGGGTGGACCACGATCCCAAAAGCTCTTCAGAGCGAGGATGCGGTCAGATTTCTGATCGTGTCTAAGAATGTGAGTGAAAACGAAGCGTTCGGCTGGATTCTTTCTGAGTTTGGCGAGAATAGAGCGGCTGCAACAGCAGCGGCGTTAGAAAGATCTCGCTTCATTGCCCGCGCATCGAGGCTTCCAAAACTAAGCGGCCGCGATTTCGGGAAAATCAGAAGTGAAATTGAGGAACAGCTTTCGGCACTGGATGCCGACTATTTCCAGATCCGCTATCAGCGTCATGCCGATGAGACGGCTCAATTGTTGCTTAAGACAAAACTGAAAGGTAAGTCTACAGATTGGACACTTGAAGACGTGTTGACCTATCTACCGGCTATAAAAAAACTATCTGACAATCACGAGATCCAGGTTCTGCCTTTTAGTTCGAAGTACAATTACTTGCTTGTCGCTGGAGCGAGGTCAGAAAGAATGTTTTCTGATTTTCGTTATGATCCATGCGTAATTTTGCGTCTCGGGCTGAAAAAATTTGAGGCCGTATTGCGTTGCCCTACTGTGATTGTTAAAGCGAAAACTGAAGTCGGTATCGACGAGTACGCTGCTAGCCTTAAACTTGCTGCTTACTCGGTTGATCGGGGGGCAGCCATTCCGCTAGCAGGTTCGCGAACAGTGGATAACGATAAAAAAGGCAATATCGCTGGGAGAGTGGAGCTTGTCTCGGCAGTGGATGTCGATGCCTTCCCGACACCGGGGACTACGAATCGGCCCAAATACGAAAGCTAA
- a CDS encoding transposase, which produces MTPARARRERSKLILDAFEPWLRGQLERVSGRSPTAEAIRYALSHWAGLARFVDDGRIEIDNNAVERAIRPQALTRKNALFAGSGGGAQHWACLASLIETAKLNAVDPLAYLTATLEAFAAGHPINRIAELAPWAYSRALMGDQARTDER; this is translated from the coding sequence ATGACGCCGGCGCGCGCGCGCAGAGAACGCAGCAAGCTTATCCTCGACGCATTCGAGCCGTGGCTGCGCGGGCAGCTTGAGCGTGTGTCGGGCAGATCCCCGACCGCCGAGGCGATCCGCTACGCGCTCTCGCATTGGGCGGGACTAGCCCGCTTCGTCGACGACGGCCGTATCGAGATCGACAACAATGCGGTCGAACGCGCCATTCGGCCCCAAGCACTTACCCGCAAGAACGCGCTGTTCGCCGGCAGCGGCGGCGGCGCGCAACATTGGGCGTGCCTCGCCTCGTTGATCGAGACCGCGAAGCTCAACGCCGTCGATCCGCTTGCCTATCTGACCGCCACCCTCGAAGCGTTCGCCGCCGGCCATCCCATCAACCGCATCGCCGAGTTGGCGCCGTGGGCGTACAGTCGAGCGCTTATGGGAGACCAAGCAAGGACAGATGAGCGATGA
- a CDS encoding DUF1232 domain-containing protein, which translates to MSDDERIQRDCDAITALGWRARVGQWARHIKRDIMALWIAARDPRTPLAAKVVAGVIAAYALSPIDLIPDFVPVLGYLDDIIIVAVGIILAARLIPVTLLEEFRARAAEMIKRPISRAGLAIIITIWITATGSLLWWALPSATS; encoded by the coding sequence ATGAGCGATGACGAACGCATCCAGCGCGACTGCGACGCGATAACGGCCTTGGGCTGGCGCGCGCGGGTGGGCCAATGGGCGCGTCATATCAAGCGCGACATTATGGCGTTATGGATAGCCGCTCGCGATCCTCGAACGCCGCTTGCTGCCAAAGTTGTCGCAGGAGTGATAGCTGCCTATGCGCTCTCTCCAATCGACTTGATTCCCGATTTTGTTCCCGTACTCGGCTATCTTGACGATATTATTATCGTGGCGGTCGGCATTATCTTGGCCGCTCGGCTCATCCCAGTGACTTTGCTCGAGGAGTTCCGGGCCCGAGCTGCTGAGATGATCAAACGGCCAATAAGCCGTGCCGGCCTAGCGATCATCATTACGATATGGATCACGGCCACAGGCTCACTCCTTTGGTGGGCTTTGCCCAGCGCAACAAGCTGA
- a CDS encoding diguanylate cyclase translates to MNYSMARDAVLAARVRTQKLISAVAAVAILVIGLSASFVTMRWITEGINDDSHIRLDRLASRVRTTIDERFRLPVYGLRGLAASFIAHGTPNRAQFAAFVAARNLPVEFPGVRGFGYAERVARDHVADFVDRVRRDGAPDFSVRGDGDAADLYVVRYLEPREGNANVLGYDIGAERIRRTTIDTAIEMASPALSEPIQLVQDTSGRSSYLLVLPLYGSGPAPEGIAARRAAATGVIYVPMVVEELVRGVAAVADGFVEFDLFDGLPDGLIQPVYSYRAHGSDVPVSGLAPEDRANFFLPIVIAEQLLVVRAWAAPAWDATIDRTTPIVAFGGVALLSLALSFAAWLLLTSRARAVTLASAMTENLDRLAKVVERTTNGVIVADEQRRIVWVNEGFTRLTGYTLAEAVGRKARELIGLEGTSREGADDIRTALAERRSYRGEILNRAKDGRLYWVDLEVRPTTNVSGEFNGFMEIQSDITASKEAHDRLAASEAELRRAVIELEDGRERLERQAMDLAALAEQLAGERQKSVEALERLREAIESLSDAFCLFSPDGKIVMFNSKYPEPYGVSAACIVPGLDFEDILRIGVEAGLYPEAAGREEVFVRERAASFGASVPPREAQAPDGRWYRISRIRTPSGHTITSRVDITELKRKEAELAALNVELERLATIDPLTGVANRRSFLARADVELARTKRYAGTCAILALDIDHFKRVNDTYGHAAGDGVLVEFARRVHDCLRTTDLLGRIGGEEFAILAPGIGVAEATILAGRVLAAVRDNPISVDGAEIGVTVSIGISALDPVGADVAAAQQRADEALYRAKREGRDRYVTA, encoded by the coding sequence TTGAATTATTCGATGGCGAGAGATGCGGTGCTTGCCGCGCGGGTGCGAACGCAAAAACTGATCAGCGCAGTCGCGGCTGTGGCGATCCTCGTCATCGGCCTTTCGGCGTCGTTTGTGACAATGCGTTGGATCACCGAAGGCATCAATGACGATTCCCACATACGTCTGGACAGGCTCGCCAGTCGAGTTCGGACGACTATCGACGAGCGATTTCGGCTGCCGGTCTATGGTCTGCGCGGTCTCGCAGCCAGCTTCATTGCTCACGGAACGCCGAATCGCGCGCAGTTCGCCGCGTTCGTCGCTGCGCGAAATTTGCCGGTCGAGTTCCCGGGCGTTCGCGGCTTCGGTTATGCCGAACGTGTTGCGCGAGATCACGTCGCGGATTTCGTCGATCGGGTCCGCCGTGACGGTGCGCCAGATTTCTCAGTTCGCGGTGACGGCGACGCGGCGGATCTTTATGTCGTGCGCTATCTCGAGCCCCGGGAAGGCAACGCCAACGTGCTTGGCTACGACATTGGCGCGGAACGCATCCGGCGCACGACGATCGACACGGCGATCGAAATGGCAAGCCCAGCGCTGAGCGAGCCAATCCAGCTCGTGCAGGACACGAGTGGAAGATCGAGCTATCTGCTCGTCCTGCCGCTTTACGGCAGCGGCCCCGCACCGGAGGGAATTGCTGCGCGCCGGGCGGCGGCAACGGGTGTGATTTACGTGCCCATGGTCGTAGAGGAACTGGTGCGCGGCGTGGCCGCCGTGGCGGACGGTTTCGTGGAATTCGATCTCTTCGATGGCCTGCCCGACGGCCTTATCCAGCCCGTCTATAGTTACCGAGCGCATGGTTCGGATGTGCCGGTATCCGGTTTGGCGCCAGAGGATCGGGCTAACTTTTTCCTGCCCATCGTTATCGCCGAACAGCTACTCGTCGTTCGCGCATGGGCGGCGCCCGCGTGGGACGCCACAATCGACCGTACGACACCGATCGTTGCCTTCGGCGGAGTGGCCCTGCTGTCGCTCGCCCTGTCGTTTGCCGCATGGCTACTGCTCACCAGCCGCGCGCGCGCGGTGACGCTCGCCAGCGCGATGACCGAAAATCTCGACAGGCTGGCCAAAGTAGTGGAGCGCACAACGAACGGCGTCATCGTCGCCGATGAGCAACGGCGTATCGTATGGGTAAACGAAGGCTTCACGCGGCTTACCGGATACACCCTTGCCGAAGCGGTTGGCCGCAAGGCGCGCGAGCTGATCGGATTGGAAGGGACCTCGCGGGAAGGCGCGGACGATATCCGCACGGCGCTCGCCGAGCGTCGTTCTTACCGCGGCGAAATCCTCAACCGCGCGAAAGACGGACGACTATATTGGGTCGATCTGGAAGTTCGCCCGACGACCAACGTGTCGGGTGAGTTCAACGGCTTCATGGAGATACAGTCGGACATAACGGCGAGCAAAGAAGCGCACGATCGATTGGCCGCCAGTGAGGCAGAACTGCGCCGTGCCGTGATCGAGTTGGAGGATGGTCGCGAGCGGCTCGAACGGCAAGCGATGGACTTGGCGGCGCTGGCCGAGCAGCTCGCCGGTGAACGCCAGAAATCGGTTGAAGCGCTCGAGAGACTGCGGGAGGCGATCGAATCGCTCAGCGATGCGTTTTGCCTATTCTCGCCCGACGGCAAGATCGTCATGTTCAATTCGAAGTATCCCGAACCGTATGGCGTATCTGCCGCATGCATCGTTCCGGGCCTCGACTTCGAGGATATTTTGCGTATCGGCGTCGAGGCTGGCCTTTATCCGGAAGCGGCAGGGCGAGAAGAGGTCTTTGTGCGCGAACGCGCCGCATCGTTTGGCGCTTCCGTTCCGCCGCGTGAAGCGCAAGCGCCGGACGGGCGCTGGTACCGAATCTCGCGCATCCGCACCCCGAGCGGGCATACGATCACCTCTCGGGTGGATATAACCGAACTCAAGCGCAAGGAGGCCGAACTCGCCGCGCTGAACGTCGAGTTGGAACGGCTTGCCACGATCGATCCGTTGACCGGCGTCGCCAATCGCCGCTCCTTCCTTGCGCGCGCCGATGTGGAACTCGCACGAACGAAGCGCTACGCCGGTACTTGCGCGATCCTGGCACTCGACATCGATCATTTTAAGCGCGTCAACGACACCTATGGTCATGCGGCCGGTGACGGCGTTCTGGTGGAGTTCGCACGGCGCGTTCACGACTGCCTTCGTACGACCGACCTGCTCGGACGGATCGGCGGCGAGGAGTTCGCAATCCTCGCTCCCGGTATCGGCGTGGCGGAAGCGACCATCCTTGCCGGTCGCGTGCTTGCCGCTGTCCGCGACAATCCGATTTCCGTCGATGGCGCCGAGATCGGCGTGACGGTCAGCATCGGCATCTCGGCCCTCGATCCCGTGGGCGCCGACGTCGCGGCGGCGCAGCAACGGGCGGATGAGGCTCTCTATCGCGCCAAACGCGAAGGCCGCGACCGCTACGTGACGGCCTGA
- a CDS encoding ImmA/IrrE family metallo-endopeptidase produces the protein MKYRHGFKAQANRIALRIREKMGLEDIAPINPEDICKRLEIELIEMTKLGCDVSAFCGTDSSCFSAVTVPMGHKLAIVHNDTHHRNRQRSNICHELAHWFLGHKGAPPLLENGERSHDGQIEGEANFLAGCLLIPNEAAVHIVGSGLKLQAMTIYGVSSQMLDFRLRMSGAYTIQKRRMAR, from the coding sequence TTGAAATACCGCCACGGATTTAAAGCTCAAGCAAATCGTATTGCGCTTCGGATTCGAGAGAAAATGGGCCTCGAAGATATTGCCCCGATCAACCCCGAAGATATTTGCAAACGGCTTGAGATCGAACTCATCGAAATGACGAAATTAGGCTGCGATGTGTCCGCATTTTGCGGCACAGACAGCTCCTGCTTTTCTGCGGTGACTGTTCCGATGGGCCATAAGTTGGCAATCGTTCACAACGATACGCATCACCGCAATCGCCAGCGCAGCAACATATGCCATGAACTGGCGCATTGGTTTCTTGGGCACAAAGGCGCTCCACCGTTACTCGAAAATGGCGAGCGTTCTCACGATGGCCAAATTGAAGGCGAAGCCAATTTCCTGGCCGGCTGCTTACTCATTCCTAATGAAGCAGCGGTTCACATCGTTGGAAGTGGCCTTAAACTTCAGGCGATGACCATCTATGGCGTTAGCTCGCAGATGCTGGATTTTCGCCTAAGAATGAGCGGCGCGTATACGATACAAAAACGTAGAATGGCTCGATAG
- a CDS encoding helix-turn-helix transcriptional regulator, whose product MENLFDSEAFYSALNATRLSKQLTWKELADEAGVNASTLTRMGQGAKPDVNGLAALLRWSNLKAEQFIRGTNEGEAEPISKITALLRADPKLTPDNARLIEDIVVATYNRLRDS is encoded by the coding sequence ATGGAGAATCTATTTGATTCAGAAGCTTTTTATTCTGCGCTCAATGCAACCCGCTTAAGCAAGCAGCTAACGTGGAAAGAGCTAGCTGATGAGGCGGGAGTGAACGCATCGACCCTGACTCGAATGGGCCAAGGCGCAAAACCAGACGTCAACGGACTTGCAGCACTTCTCCGCTGGTCGAATTTAAAAGCGGAGCAATTCATTCGCGGAACGAACGAAGGTGAAGCAGAGCCAATTTCAAAGATTACGGCCTTGCTGCGTGCAGATCCGAAACTTACACCTGACAATGCAAGACTGATCGAAGATATAGTTGTAGCAACCTACAATCGCCTTCGGGATTCTTAG
- a CDS encoding multiubiquitin domain-containing protein: MSEKDEKHDKKTVTIIVNGRAKVVPKNDEITFDQLVALAFPNPPSGDGVQFTIQYTRGNGNKPAGVLLEGQSVKVKEGMEFDVTSTNRS, from the coding sequence ATGTCTGAGAAGGATGAAAAACACGACAAGAAGACGGTCACGATCATCGTGAACGGCCGCGCCAAGGTAGTACCGAAGAACGACGAGATCACATTTGATCAGCTCGTCGCTCTCGCCTTCCCCAATCCGCCGAGCGGCGATGGCGTGCAGTTCACGATCCAGTATACCCGCGGCAACGGAAACAAGCCCGCCGGCGTGCTGCTCGAAGGCCAAAGCGTCAAGGTGAAGGAGGGGATGGAGTTCGATGTCACGTCGACCAATCGCTCTTAG
- a CDS encoding ThiF family adenylyltransferase produces the protein MSRRPIALSPDLLRLRNEGYDLDVIGGYLVIRDIPFVAAPSVVKRGILFMALDLEGDIAIKPKTHVAYWTGDHPCHHDGSKLRAFENGSAAQNFGDGLQADFTFSAKADYRDYHHKVTTYVGRISAEAAMIDASLTPMTFSPIPEDTDESVFCYTDTASSRAGIGAATAKVAGQKIGIIGVGGSGAYVLDLVAKTSVSKIHLVDGDIFSQHNAFRAPGAPTIDALKQRPKKVSYLASIYSNMHRGIVVHDEFIEEQNLSLLDGLDFVFVCLDKAGPKKLVVERLKANGTPFVEVGMGILLDDSQLGGIVRITTSTNDSRAAADQHISYADAEDPANLYATNIQIAELNSLTAAMAVIRWKKHFGVYLDTRSEVYAGYSIASGEIVCAGLR, from the coding sequence ATGTCACGTCGACCAATCGCTCTTAGCCCCGACCTTCTGCGCCTGCGCAACGAGGGCTACGATCTCGACGTCATTGGGGGATATCTCGTGATTCGAGATATCCCCTTCGTCGCTGCCCCGAGCGTGGTCAAACGCGGTATCTTGTTCATGGCGCTGGACTTGGAGGGCGACATTGCCATAAAGCCCAAAACCCATGTTGCGTACTGGACCGGCGATCACCCGTGCCATCACGATGGCTCGAAGCTGAGAGCGTTCGAAAACGGATCAGCCGCGCAGAATTTCGGCGACGGCCTGCAAGCTGATTTCACGTTTTCGGCGAAGGCCGACTATCGTGACTATCATCATAAGGTGACGACTTATGTCGGTCGGATCTCCGCCGAGGCCGCGATGATCGACGCGTCGCTCACCCCCATGACCTTTTCGCCGATTCCGGAAGACACCGACGAAAGTGTTTTTTGCTACACGGACACCGCTTCAAGCCGGGCCGGAATCGGGGCGGCGACCGCCAAGGTCGCCGGACAGAAGATCGGCATCATTGGCGTCGGCGGTTCAGGTGCTTATGTGTTGGATCTTGTCGCCAAAACCTCCGTGAGCAAGATCCATCTTGTCGATGGCGACATCTTCTCCCAGCACAACGCTTTTCGTGCGCCAGGTGCCCCAACCATCGATGCCCTCAAGCAAAGACCGAAGAAGGTGTCATATCTTGCCTCGATCTACTCGAATATGCATCGAGGCATCGTCGTTCACGACGAGTTCATCGAAGAGCAAAATCTCTCACTGCTCGATGGTCTGGATTTCGTGTTTGTCTGCTTGGATAAAGCCGGTCCGAAGAAACTCGTTGTCGAGCGACTGAAGGCAAACGGCACACCGTTTGTAGAAGTCGGCATGGGCATCCTTTTGGACGACTCTCAACTCGGCGGAATTGTTCGTATCACGACCAGTACCAATGACTCTCGAGCGGCAGCCGATCAACACATCTCGTATGCAGACGCAGAAGATCCCGCCAATCTCTACGCGACAAACATTCAGATTGCGGAGCTCAATTCGCTGACTGCTGCCATGGCCGTCATCCGGTGGAAAAAGCACTTCGGCGTCTATCTGGACACGCGATCCGAAGTCTATGCGGGTTACAGCATCGCATCAGGAGAGATTGTTTGCGCGGGGCTGAGATGA
- a CDS encoding helix-turn-helix domain-containing protein — translation MHMKKIDGSDFRKWRTQHGLTQSQAAELIGVAVDTVRGWEQGRRSPPNYVALLIERLKPSDYPKITGSSGNRPVGVATKIRRARKEL, via the coding sequence ATGCATATGAAGAAGATCGACGGATCAGATTTCAGGAAATGGCGAACTCAGCATGGCTTGACGCAGAGTCAAGCGGCCGAGTTGATTGGCGTTGCTGTAGATACTGTTCGGGGTTGGGAACAGGGCCGCCGGTCTCCACCTAATTATGTCGCCCTGTTGATCGAACGACTCAAGCCCAGCGACTATCCAAAAATTACCGGCTCATCTGGAAATCGACCAGTCGGCGTAGCGACAAAAATCCGGAGAGCGAGAAAAGAGCTTTGA